The sequence TTCCTGTGACAAATCTATATCGTGATGAAATACTGGATGGTAGTCAATTTCCGATCCATCATTGTGCTTATAGTTCATGTTTTCGCTCAGAGGCCGGTTCAGCAGGAAGGGATACAAGAGGACTTATTAGGCAACACCAATTCAATAAGGTAGAACTAGTCAAATTCTCACTTCCGGAAAAATCTTATGACGAACTTGAACTATTAACTAGGGATGCGGAAGGTATTCTTCAAGATTTGGAACTTCCTTATCGTGTCATGGCATTATCCTCAGGAGATCTCGGTTTTTCTTCGGCGAAAACCTATGATTTAGAAGTTTGGTTGCCCAGCTTTAATACCTATAGAGAAATATCCTCTTGTAGCAATTTTGAAGATTTCCAAGCACGACGAGCTAATATTCGTTTTCGCAGAGGGCCTAAAGATAAACCTGAGTTTGTTCATACCTTAAATGGTAGTGGATTAGCGATTGGAAGAACAGTGGCAGCTATTATGGAAAATTATCAAGATAAAGACGGTAGAGTCCGTATTCCTAAAGTCTTACAACCCTATATGGGTGTTGAATATATTGGTTAATAGTAATTGAAGAAAAGTTTTTACTGTTTATTGTACTAAATCTCAAATTTCCAGTAAATAATAGTAATTAGTAGTTGAAACTTTACAAAATATATGGTATGCTTTTATTCGGTTGTTTCACTTGGAGGGGTGTTCGAGTGGTTTAAGGACCCGGTCTTGAAAACCGGTGACTTCGTAAGGGGTCCGTGGGTTCGAATCCCACCCCCTCCGCCATTAATTTAAAGTGAATGACTATGATTATTAATTTGCGCTTGTAGTTCAGCTGGATAGAGCGTCAGACTTCGAATCTGAATGTCGGGGGTTCGAATCCCTCCGAGCGCACCAATTATTGTTTAAACAGGTTCGATATTCGAAGGTCGTATATCGAACTTTTTACTCTTTCATCAAAACTAATGGCCTTGTAGCTCAGGGGATAGAGCGGGGGTTTCCTAAACCCTGTCTTGCGGAGGTTCGATTCCTCCCAGGGTCACCAAAAATTGAGGTAACTATGCTTCATCAAGATTGGATGCGTCTTGCTCTGGTTCAAGCAGAGAAGGCTTTAGAACTAGGGGAAGTTCCGATTGGAGCCATTATCGTTAAGGACAGACAAATAATTGCCTCGGCGTTTAACGAAAAAGAACTGAGGCAGGATCCTACTGCCCACGCTGAAGTCTTAGTGATCCAACGTGCGGCTGAGAAGTTAGGTTCTTGGCGTCTGTCAGACGCCACGTTGTATGTAACCCTAGAACCTTGTCCAATGTGTGCAGGAGCCATCGTACAGGCCCGCTTAAAGCAACTTGTTTATGGGGCTGCAGATTTAAAAGGTGGAGCAACGGGTTCTGTGTTGAATGTCTTGAATACAACCCTATGGAATCATAAGGTTGATGTTGTAGCAGGGATTTTAGAAGATGATTGTTCGAATATCTTAAAATCATTTTTTAAACGATTACGGTGAAATTCTTATCAGAAATGGTAGAATTCATATAATTATATACGGAGGAGTATCGAAGTGGTCATAACGAGAGCGACTCGAAATCGTTTGACGGTGTGAGCCGTCCGTGGGTTCGAATCCCACCTCCTCCGCCATTACATAACTATGATAAGTGCTTTTGCGGTTCGCCGTAAAGGCACTTTTTTAACAAGAAAGGTATAAGAACAGAGAACATAATAAAATAGTAAAATTTTATAGCCGGATTTTTTATTTTTTTGTAATAGGAAATGTCTAGGGGAGGAAAACTAGATGAGATAATCTTAACATAATGAGAGGTGAAACACGTGAAGAAGGTTACGGACAGATTTTGGTTAGGTGTCTTATCGGGTCTAGGGGGTAACGCTGCCAAAATAGCTGTTGAAGAGGTTGCTAACAGATTGGGTATTTCGAGTAGCAAAGGTTACACAACGGCAGCAGGTATTTTTCTTAAGAAGCCTGACGTAAAATCCCCTTTAGGGAAAGCAGTGGGTATTATTGCTGATAATATGGTTGCTATGGGTCTTGGAGTAACTTGCATATATTGGGCTACTCTAATGGGTAAAGATAAAAGTTTTATTAAAGGGGCGGGGTTGGGTGCGGCAGAATGGGGGGTTCTATATGGAGTTGCTTCTAGGTTGGGTGCAACTTCTATATTTCCGGTAAAACCCAATGATGCTTTGGCCACATTCATATCCCATATGGTCTTTGGCATCGTAAAAATGGCTATTGCAGTTAACTTAGGTGATAAACGTTTATTCAAGCCAGGGAATTTGACATTGGAGATCGAGGAGCCTGAAAAATTCAAATTTAAATATCTAAGTATCTAAGTATTTAAATATATAGACTATAATTATCTCAGAATAAAGGCCATAGGGTATTATTAACAGAGGTAACGATAGTGTCCACAGGGGACACTATCGAGCCAACATATCTTATACTAAACTCTTATGAAAGACGCTAGGGTTAAAATAACTATTCAATAG comes from Desulfosporosinus meridiei DSM 13257 and encodes:
- the tadA gene encoding tRNA adenosine(34) deaminase TadA gives rise to the protein MLHQDWMRLALVQAEKALELGEVPIGAIIVKDRQIIASAFNEKELRQDPTAHAEVLVIQRAAEKLGSWRLSDATLYVTLEPCPMCAGAIVQARLKQLVYGAADLKGGATGSVLNVLNTTLWNHKVDVVAGILEDDCSNILKSFFKRLR